Proteins found in one Oryza glaberrima chromosome 4, OglaRS2, whole genome shotgun sequence genomic segment:
- the LOC127772219 gene encoding 23 kDa jasmonate-induced protein-like: protein MSTFGVPITDETLEAMSRYAGKSISQVDRAREAMRLIHAEGKNLDALQHAVGLKASYGDGASAMVLVYNATGAALELVDGEGGTMDWYGYVYHEQPPASFQNGQWLAFLHAHPTAQSIGCEAARVFRGRDVDGQVRDFMVAWSLPWSATQNSAYTEVREKDHFPNYWGYIKEEKLEKAGKICTDQTDKNCASTVSVGGCTSSEFIAVLQHKFGPLPEE from the exons ATGAGCACATTCGGCGTGCCCATCACGGACGAGACGCTGGAGGCGATGTCGCGGTACGCCGGGAAGAGCATCAGCCAGGTGGACCGCGCGCGGGAGGCGATGCGCCTCATCCACGCCGAGGGCAAGAACCTGGACGCGCTGCAGCACGCGGTGGGGCTCAAGGCCTCCTACGGCGACGGCGCCTCCGCCATGGTGCTCGTCTACaacgccaccggcgccgcgctGGAGCTCGTCGACGGGGAGGGCGGGACGATGGACTGGTACGGCTACGTCTACCACGagcagccgccggcgtcgtTCCAGAACGGCCAGTGGCTGGCGTTCCTCCACGCCCACCCGACGGCGCAGTCGATCGGCTGCGAGGCGGCGCGCGTCTTCCGCGGCCGCGACGTCGACGGCCAGGTCCGGGACTTCATGGTCGCATGGTCCCTTCCTTGGAGCGCCACGCAGAACTCT GCTTACACCGAGGTACGTGAGAAAGATCACTTCCCAAATTACTGGGGTTACATCAAAGAAGAGAAACTGGAGAAGGCCGGCAAAATCTGCACAGACCAAACCGACAAGAACTGTGCATCAACCGTCAGCGTTGGTGGCTGCACCTCCAGCGAATTCATCGCGGTTCTGCAGCACAAGTTTGGCCCTCTCCCGGAGGAGTGA